In Croceicoccus sp. Ery15, a genomic segment contains:
- a CDS encoding DUF302 domain-containing protein: MTPARAEAALKTEGFGVISWIDIQQTLKSKIDVDFRPYTILGACNPTLAHEALQLEDKVGLMLPCNVIVQQSGSDEVEVAAIDPVASMQAISNPELVKAASTVREKLARAIDRLRQSEI; this comes from the coding sequence ATGACGCCAGCGCGCGCAGAGGCTGCGCTGAAGACGGAGGGGTTCGGCGTGATCAGCTGGATCGATATCCAGCAGACCCTCAAATCCAAGATCGACGTCGACTTCCGCCCCTATACGATCCTTGGCGCCTGCAATCCGACATTGGCACACGAGGCGCTGCAGCTGGAAGACAAGGTCGGCCTGATGCTGCCCTGCAATGTCATCGTGCAGCAGTCAGGTTCGGACGAAGTTGAAGTCGCCGCAATTGACCCGGTGGCGTCGATGCAGGCGATCAGCAATCCTGAACTGGTCAAAGCCGCCAGCACGGTTCGGGAAAAGCTCGCGCGCGCGATCGACCGGCTGCGGCAATCTGAAATTTAG
- a CDS encoding OsmC family protein: MSTGTTTAHIVETGESAFAVSIDVSGHHLIGDEPVEQGGGDLGPAPYDLLLAALGECTAMTVRWYARQQNWPLERVEVTLTHAKGTVEGKSAKTDHFAKTIRVIGEDLSDEQREKLISVASRCPVQRTLEGTPVITTVAAS, from the coding sequence TTGAGTACAGGCACGACAACAGCGCACATCGTCGAGACCGGTGAAAGTGCTTTTGCCGTCAGCATCGACGTGTCCGGCCATCACCTCATCGGCGATGAGCCCGTCGAACAGGGTGGCGGGGACCTGGGACCGGCGCCCTACGACCTGTTGCTGGCAGCACTGGGCGAATGCACGGCCATGACGGTGCGTTGGTATGCCCGTCAGCAGAACTGGCCGCTCGAACGCGTGGAAGTCACCCTTACGCATGCCAAGGGCACGGTCGAGGGGAAGTCGGCGAAGACGGACCATTTCGCCAAGACGATCCGTGTCATTGGCGAGGACCTGTCCGATGAGCAGCGGGAAAAGTTGATCTCGGTGGCGTCCCGCTGCCCGGTGCAGCGCACGCTGGAGGGCACGCCGGTGATCACTACGGTTGCGGCAAGCTGA
- a CDS encoding c-type cytochrome: MCKFPGLTILLLFTTACTPEMIPKAGAPNPATTAEGAGSIRESAEARGLAFAQQHCSGCHAVSAGRRYSPNVDAPTFESVVNTPGLTGATIKPWLQKSHNFPDVMNFAIDPDQIDNLAAYMISLQRSDYVPPI, translated from the coding sequence ATGTGTAAATTTCCAGGTCTCACCATTCTTTTGCTGTTCACAACGGCGTGCACGCCCGAGATGATACCCAAGGCAGGGGCACCAAACCCCGCCACGACTGCGGAAGGTGCCGGCTCAATCCGAGAATCTGCTGAGGCCAGGGGGCTGGCATTTGCGCAACAGCATTGTTCCGGTTGCCATGCTGTGAGCGCCGGACGACGATACTCCCCGAACGTTGATGCCCCGACCTTTGAATCTGTCGTCAACACGCCAGGCCTGACCGGCGCGACGATCAAGCCCTGGCTGCAGAAATCACACAATTTTCCCGATGTGATGAACTTTGCCATCGATCCCGACCAGATCGATAACCTTGCTGCCTACATGATATCATTGCAGCGAAGCGATTACGTACCACCGATCTGA
- a CDS encoding TraR/DksA family transcriptional regulator — MPNADAARARLSQQLTELAGRQQRLAQDLAEPLNPDSSEQAVEMEDDASLEAQAALVAREIASVNRALLRIENGTYGECVRCGDAIAPKRLEARPEAALCISCASSEQ; from the coding sequence ATGCCGAATGCCGACGCCGCCCGAGCACGCCTTTCGCAACAACTCACCGAACTCGCAGGCCGGCAGCAGCGCCTCGCTCAGGATCTGGCGGAACCCTTGAACCCCGACTCGTCCGAACAGGCGGTCGAGATGGAGGATGACGCCTCTCTCGAAGCGCAGGCCGCGCTGGTCGCGCGCGAAATCGCGTCGGTCAACCGCGCCTTGTTACGCATCGAAAATGGCACCTACGGCGAATGTGTTCGCTGCGGCGATGCCATCGCTCCCAAGCGTCTTGAGGCGCGCCCGGAAGCCGCACTCTGCATTTCCTGCGCAAGCAGCGAGCAATGA
- a CDS encoding YdcH family protein produces the protein MSNTPHTLGDEFPDQMDQIHALKVSNTRFAKLLVDYDAVNDEIHRAETNIAPVSQDRETELRKQRLALKDQIAQALTENA, from the coding sequence ATGTCGAATACCCCCCACACTCTGGGCGATGAATTTCCTGACCAGATGGACCAGATCCACGCTCTGAAGGTGTCGAACACCCGGTTCGCCAAGCTCCTGGTGGACTATGACGCAGTTAACGACGAGATCCATCGCGCGGAAACCAACATCGCGCCGGTGTCGCAGGATCGCGAAACCGAACTGCGCAAACAGCGCCTCGCGCTCAAGGACCAGATTGCCCAGGCTCTTACCGAAAACGCCTGA
- a CDS encoding DUF924 family protein, whose translation MIETPAQPWHDVLDFWFPEGRSKDVDAETHRKHWFWRMQGGADESIVARFPELTTRGAKGGLDHWAGDPEGRLSLIILLDQFSRSLWRGTTRAFAQDAAALKLALTGLATDHYEALDTPWFKIAFTQPLGHCEGHDHLERIDLLIRLRVEIASSAPDHLQPIYRSLVKQAEDVRQVIAAFGRHPHRNQILDRQSTPAEKAYLQKGDFPHLRAFQPERL comes from the coding sequence ATGATCGAAACCCCTGCTCAGCCGTGGCACGACGTTCTGGACTTCTGGTTTCCGGAAGGGCGCAGCAAGGATGTGGACGCAGAGACTCATCGCAAGCATTGGTTCTGGCGCATGCAGGGAGGCGCCGACGAGTCGATCGTCGCCCGGTTTCCAGAACTGACGACCCGTGGGGCGAAAGGCGGGCTCGATCACTGGGCAGGCGATCCGGAGGGACGACTTTCGCTCATTATCCTGCTGGATCAGTTTTCACGGTCACTCTGGCGGGGCACGACGCGGGCATTCGCGCAGGATGCCGCCGCCCTGAAACTGGCGCTGACGGGGTTGGCAACTGACCACTATGAAGCTCTCGATACGCCGTGGTTCAAGATCGCCTTCACCCAGCCACTCGGTCACTGCGAAGGCCACGACCACCTCGAGCGGATCGACCTTCTGATCCGCCTGCGGGTAGAAATTGCGTCAAGCGCCCCGGATCATTTGCAGCCGATTTATCGTTCCCTGGTGAAACAGGCAGAAGACGTGCGCCAGGTGATTGCTGCGTTTGGCCGCCACCCGCACCGCAATCAAATCCTCGATAGGCAATCGACGCCTGCGGAAAAGGCATACCTGCAAAAGGGGGATTTTCCGCACCTGCGCGCATTTCAACCAGAACGCCTGTGA